A genomic window from Solanum stenotomum isolate F172 chromosome 10, ASM1918654v1, whole genome shotgun sequence includes:
- the LOC125841914 gene encoding uncharacterized protein LOC125841914 → MMCYISVATFMQPVIAARDLGDRFFLGCNASLWVQPSQLPGIKPDHIYITDDCLGAYLQFKEGGGLDMGVLNLADGSIQPHYMVFPSAASVLQFGSHQILASFDPSNPVTSVDIHKIFENRSQKHMRLKAAGALKLSLCAGFGEGPNHKG, encoded by the exons ATGATGTGTTATATTTCAGTGGCAACTTTTATGCAACCAGTTATAGCGGCTAGGGATTTAGGGGACAGATTTTTTCTTGGGTGTAATGCTTCTCTTTGGGTCCAACCTTCTCAACTTCCGGGAATCAAGCCCGATCATATTTATATTACAGATGATTGTTTGGGTGCATACCTCCAGTTTAAAGAAGGTGGCGGCTTGGACATGGGGGTGTTGAACTTAGCAGATGGCAGTATCCAGCCACATTATATGGTGTTTCCCTCAGCCGCGTCTGTCCTCCAATTTGGGTCACACCAAATCCTT GCATCCTTTGATCCATCAAATCCAGTTACATCTGTTGATATTCATAAGATTTTTGAGAATCGTTCCCAGAAGCACATGCGTTTGAAGGCAGCTGGTGCACTAAAGCTCTCGCTATGCGCAGGGTTTGGGGAAGGGCCGAACCACAAGGGTTAG
- the LOC125841915 gene encoding uncharacterized protein LOC125841915: MRTMADWSELNRELLVVIVRRIKLIENYLNFHTVRRLWHSVATKDNFNSNLPRVPWLMLAEEEDDKTYGKFFSLNNGMIMKKSIPGASGKRCMESMGWLITVGEEGEISLLHPLSGVQIQLPHQNNTEHYRPNKTSER; the protein is encoded by the coding sequence ATGAGAACAATGGCTGATTGGTCGGAGCTTAACCGTGAATTGTTGGTTGTAATTGTTAGACGAATAAAGCTGATTGAGAATTACCTTAATTTCCACACTGTTCGCAGATTGTGGCACTCTGTGGCAACCAAGGATAATTTTAATAGTAATTTGCCAAGGGTTCCATGGCTAATGCTAGCTGAGGAAGAGGATGATAAAACATATGGAAAATTCTTCAGTCTGAATAATGGCATGATTATGAAGAAGAGTATTCCGGGAGCCAGTGGAAAACGATGTATGGAGTCGATGGGATGGCTTATCACAGTTGGAGAAGAGGGTGAAATCAGTCTGTTGCATCCATTATCCGGTGTTCAAATCCAGTTGCCACATCAGAATAACACCGAACATTATAGACCCAACAAGACTTCAGAACGATGA